Below is a genomic region from Miscanthus floridulus cultivar M001 chromosome 1, ASM1932011v1, whole genome shotgun sequence.
CCCTAGGCCACATTGAACTATAAGCTGGGGTCATCTCTGTGATTAGAGGATGATGTGAATAGGTGCTAACCAAATCTAAGACCAACCGATTAAGGTGAGTTCGGGAGTGCTGCTGAAGACTTGAGCGAGCCGCCGACCACCCTCCAGTGCCGATGTCCACCATCTCCCCTTAAGCACCGGCGGTTGTCTGCCGCTACGAGCATGCACATTAACTTCAACAGCCCTCTGGGCAACTACGTCCATAAGCATGCACATTAACTTCAGTAGCCCTCTGGGCAACTACGTCCATTGGTCAGTCAGTACAATTCTAAGTGCAATTAAATGTTAAGTACGGATTAGGTGTTCGTGCGATCAGGCTAGTACAAACACATGAAGCTATGAGGTACAAAATTTTGGTACCTATCTTGCAACAGTCTCTATTCCTAACCAGTAGAAAGGATATCGAGAGTAGACATGTAAAAATAGTCATCGTGCATATATATTCCCCTCTTTCTCAAAATAAAAAACGCGAACTACCAAACTGGTTCATAAATCCTCCCTTCAAATAAATGCTCTATCAATGTATATTTTATGGTGAATTTAATCAAATTAATTTGCAAGTGCACATGTTGATGTGTTCTACTATAAATTAGTGAAACTTGGGAAATTTTGTCTTAGAGCAAATCTAGACAAGCATGCTAGAAAGATATAGTCCTAATGTCTTTGAGTTCACTGAACCTGAAAAATATATATCTCCTTTTTCTCAAAATAACAAACGTGAAAATTTCTTATTgataattaaaatttaaaatacaCTCTGCAAAAATACAATCATTAAGAATTTGTAACAAACTTATTTGATATTTActtaaaatttaaaatataaCTCCACAGAAATACAATCATGAATCGCGAGATCAAACACAAGGGGTATATTCCATGGATGCGGGCTTGAGCTCCATCCATCAGCTCATCGGCTTAATTAATTAGTTAAGGGGGCAAGTGAAGTCCTTCGGGCAACTCTTGCCGCAGTTGTTGAGGATGAGCTCCAGGCCAACGGGCACGCTGACATGGACGATGCCCAGGACGTTGGCCTTGATGGCAGTGCAGAGGCACACTGCGGCCTCGAGGTCCAGCAACCCCTTCAGCAGCGGGCAGCATTCCTTGTGCTGGCCCAGGCCAACATTGACGACGCCGTCGAGCACGTTGGCGCACACACTGAGCTTGAGCGCGTCGATCGGGCAGCGTCCCTGGCTGTGCGACGGAGGGGGTGGTGTCGGGACAACTGGGCCCGAGCAATAGGGTTCGCAGCCGTGCGCGGCGGCAGCCAGGAGGAGGCCGAGGGCAAGGAAGAGAGCAACCTTGGGAGCCATTGGTGATGGATTATTACTACTACGGTGTGAGCAGGAAGTGGTGCTTTAGTGCTGCACttcgtgctcttgtgctttgGGATGGTCTTCTCATGCTGTTTGGCTGGGTTTTTATAGCTGAACGATGGTGTGGAAGGTGATGCTTTAGTGATTGGCTTCGTGCATCATGCAGCATGGATAATCGGCAACACGTGTGATTTGAGTGTTGCCTGGTTGTCCTGGGATGTGCCAGTTATGAAGGAGAGATATGGATCGGGATACAGAGGAAGCAAGTTGAGAAACCATGCCAAATACACTCAGCGTGCTAGCTACTAGTGATGCATGAATTAGGAGGACTCTTATGCAATATATAAAAAGATTAATGCAGAAATACAATAGTGCTAGCTGGAATCATTATTTCAAGCTGCCAAGTTTATTATTTTAACGAAATACTGTTGTGCTCGCCTTATTTTGTATTCTGCGATCGGTGGCAGAAATCATTCCAAAACATGTGCACGGACTTCCTCACGAGTCACGATTATTCCAAAACATATGCATACATGACACATCTACATAAAATGGAATAAGCTAATCTCTGTTGAACTCCACGCCCACCAACGAGTTGTCCCAGGCCTGGCTTCCAGCTCGTTGCATCTAGCAGCTGCCTGTGATAAATCGTTGGTTGCAACATGCAAGCAACTCCGATCCGATCCTCCATGATTTGCTCGATCAATTTTTCTAACCTTGCTTTGATCTCGCTAACGAACAAATCAAAATTCGGAACAAGACAAGTGAATCAGTGATGACATGAAACGTTGTTTTGAACACAACAAGCATGGTTCCGGCTTTGATATTTATTATTACATCGTCATTACGCGTGCTGCCGCGTCGGGCAAACATGGGCACGTCGCGCTCTCTATGAATTGAGCTCGAATAATACTAGTACAATTGCAATAGCTATAGTATATATGTCCAACACTACTAAAAAAAACAATTTGTGGCAACGCCTCCCTTtccttgtaggggcggctctatattgagccgcccctacaaatagttgcCAAATGAGCCATccttacaaatggatttgtaggcgCCGCGGCTGGAAAACAATGGGGAAGGAACCGAAGTTCGTGGCCAGAATAGGCTTGCGCAGAAGCCAACACCATGGCGGCACCATGGCGAACGCCATGCAAAGTGACCTCCCTGATGACACGGTTCGGGATGTCGTGCAGGCGAACCACCGGGACGGTGCCTCTGACATTGACGAATCCCGTCGTGTGCTCCGCAGCCAATCGGAGGCTCTCCAGTTAGACagacaaatctaaaaagattcaaaggggagatgatcagagTCTTGAAGATGAAATGGAAAGGAAGCAAAGGTTATGACAGATATCTCACCCGTGATTCTAGCCTCGACCTTGGctaacctatcctccaccgaatcgacctcaggaggtgatcgacatcgaaccatggccaaaGCCGATTGTACGAGGAAGAGACACTCAGCAAGACTCTGGCCatgccgatcaatggaggcaagcaaatCGTCGTTGTCAATCCAcctcctttgataacaagggagATGGCAACGAGCTGTTAACGAAGAGGACCCTAAAGGCCAAACAAAGTCGGACCTATCCCCTGAGGCAGTGGGGGCATCATGAGTTGTACCGTCCTGACGATGAAGGCGCTGACGCGATGATGCaggtccattgagggcctcctcagcaaacctcttgctgttctctatgatctcaaacctacagaaaagcaggaactatactaaggatgctGAAGGTTTGAGACAAAGCGAGTTATTTTTTGATCCCCAACCGTGGCTCGTATATATAGCCCAGAAAGGCGAGGAGATGGATTTCGccgggggtgtgaaattgaaattagATACGGAAACGGATCGAAGCTCCGgaaattcaggggacagataacGAGGAGATAACAAATTCAGACTCATTGCTTCCCCAAgctacaaaatatcgtgggatggatacaaaaaatttacattgaccaacaatcagcccaccaaggtttctttggattgaagggagttcgaaTCCCACAGGGCCAAAAGTTATCATAAAACGAGTCGTATCGGCTCGTTAATAAAATTATGACAGCGAAGGGGAAAAGCCGCCTGCCCaacagatgcccagctgatttctcggtgactggaaaaccgctggaaagaagcttgtggctttcctaATGGTCATTTGATTGAGCAAATAagaggaaggtgtccacacattttagcccttgtaaacactagaatagctctgcgagcatggagagaagacccatgcgatatcacaaggattcttctaaccgtagtagctgattctcttgctcgataaggtgctaagatgagcgatacaatcgccctatgcacaagaattcttctaaccgctcaagatcttcatagcaaagagatagaccatggagggtccggcggggtcagaagcactcgagggggcatatggaagagaaacatagctggaTTATTGAATTGCTCTCACCGGGGTCGGATGGACATTTTATAGACGGCTTGGAAGGATAAATCCAAGTGCTTGTGAAGCAATTATgctcttgtaaaagttttgaggcatgggctcatgagctgacatagatggcgataaacagtagaccctagatcaagattctctacccgtgactacggACCAATCGGGGatacagacgtgataattttggaataaaattacttttatcccaaaattgggaggcatgtgtttacaccaaaatttgaaagaagagttgcagggacttaagagctcccaagatcatgtcatcgaggAATCAATCGCGTGCAGgttggtatcagctgattcgaatgcaaaagtggaatcggctttcttcagatagcgccagtggataacgacaaaggctacgatcggcgacaggacgagacatgttggactctacaaagagggaaagattagagtccaagttatcttaaattaggaatgttttctctagggtcaaagattatgatgagtcgtgcttagacaggagtcatgcgcagatcctaggtataaatatcaaagaccggctattgtaaaagacacacaatcaatcaaataatagttatttactttttttggcttcggccaccccttaggagtaggagtagagtagatctcggcgagttcttcagcaagtacggctgcatcgatccggtcgaccttcactgcttgtctgtaagtatcgtcatggcttatacctctgttcgtacggatgcatcgatctggtcgacctccactgcgactctggtatgagttagttatcgactcttgtctagttcaagtacggctgcattgatccggtcgacctccactgttcgAACTAGATTAATGTCAAGTTATcgtctctatctaagggtggcattccttcggatagattcattaagttatcgatattgcttattgcttccattattcatttaattatagcaatatcacttcgcccgattgggattgatttagatcggtcttatatattttttaacccatcgtttgttaatctaaattgatctaatctgcactttaaacgatgagttatatttttatcggctattttatatcaatcttgatcatgcatagctagcgaaaactgtttcatggcctgttatcacggcctgtgtgattctacctcacaccccactattagcaccgtggagtggagatcgttatttggtagatctgttcctgagaaggcatgtccttaactgtgcgctatgcctgaattggttgttttagccgatatcgagcgctttcacgaacagttcacatcacaagaccattgaagtagcgataggttgaaagatgtgttagccctatgatctaattattgtattatggcctgcatgattctgcctcatgccccactgatattagtaataagttagggtcgtcgagtctattgttgtttgtatggcctgcatgattttgcctcattcccctctggtcatagcgatagatgagatctaatatattcattaaatttatctctattaaatggttgaatggtgatgagctatttcttttataaaaaaggggttcggttacttgcagtcattggcttagcatgaactaattactgttgatatcattttgccagtgaccaatatttgtctaaataatgatattcatccagaatgataaccgattcttcttacacaaccccatgagctttaactgatttattcttatgaatatgctgaaatcgactatttagtcgatcttctttcatatcggctctcagagccgcacattcgggactgtctggcaacaccggtatgttccaccctaaattactgataaacgttctctccttgtcaattgcagggtcaaattgactggcacgtctcgggaggagcgcgcaggatcgaccattcctacgctgaagctaggtggatctccagctccatcgagcggacccttctagcttgcttgtgtgtcctcggcatggggtGAAATTTCGTGTCGatagctccttacatccttatggcaagcctaacttgggatacgctactcggcgacggttcacactgctcggcgatggttcacactgctcgtcGACTGTTTACACTACTCGACGATGGTTCACACTACTCAGcgacggttcacaactgctcggcaactcattacGGTGGTCGGATCATGAGTTTGTCTGCTCGGCTTTATTCgcacctgctcgaacaagctcaagatggtgttgcacaacggatacaagacactgggggactagctgtggggggtacgaccccagatacccatggcagaccacatgggctacgcccctaggggcgg
It encodes:
- the LOC136486845 gene encoding cortical cell-delineating protein-like translates to MAPKVALFLALGLLLAAAAHGCEPYCSGPVVPTPPPPSHSQGRCPIDALKLSVCANVLDGVVNVGLGQHKECCPLLKGLLDLEAAVCLCTAIKANVLGIVHVSVPVGLELILNNCGKSCPKDFTCPLN